CCTTAGATTGTGTAGTAAATTTCTCATTATACATCGATGCTCCGACTGCAGCGACTGAAGTAGAATATATACAGGCTACTGCATCCATATTACTTTTGATGTGTTAAAAATTGCtgtaaatagaaaaaatgatgcATACCTCAAAACCCATGAGAAAATGTAGGCCCAATTGACTAAATCCTTGGTGACTGACTGATTGCTGTATAAAAGGTTAGATACTAATTGGAGCTGATCCAAATGAATAATTTACCTTAAATTAAAGGTCACGATATCGTTTTCCGTTATGAAGTCTCTTTGAACCCTGTCCTTAACGCAAATTGCATAACCACTAAATGTTAACAAAATCGTTTGAATACCGTACAATTACTTGTTCTTTAGACAAAAGTTTCCACTAAATACCAAttagctttaaaaaattactgaACATTAAACGTCTTGAACGCTACCTGCCAAATTTCATCCATCCAAGACTGTAAAAATGAGGAATAAGTTCaagaatcaaatttttctctAATTGGAGACTCAttcttctaaaattttcaactttaaCCTTTAAAAGTTCCCGTACTATACTCAgaaatgatttatttaatgatcGGTTCTTTCAGCAAAGTGAGTAGCGTTTCATAAGTTGCGTTTGCaaatttgatattaaaaagtaattgaaGGAAGACATATGTCACAAAACACTCTACACAATCATTCATTAAGCTTATAATACACGAAAACTTTtactttaaagaaaaaacaatttgaacaaataacgaaataaattaccatctaaaattttaagtcATTGTAACCCACCTATTAGAGTAACCAGTTAAATAAGTTTTCAGGCCTATATATTCCAATACTGGGAAACCAAGGAAAGTAAGATGTTAGGAAAAAAGacttattttttgacaatCGTCACTACATCCTCATCCAACAGTACATGAGATAAACCAACACGCATGCCAGGATAAGGAACGCTTTTTCCCCAAACATAAGCATGTTTAAACTGGGATTTGATACTTGAATGAATATTGTTACACTAAAGAAGTTAGCAACACGAAGATCGGCAGAAGCAATTCGAAAACTTACAAAATCCTCGACAGTAGAATGGCCAGTACGAAGGATAACAGGTTCGCTGTAATCAGGTTCAAGACCTCTAGGGCGTGTATAGACTCTAACCAAATTCAAATAGTCCCACATCGTTTCTTTAAGTTCGTCAATGTTCCAACCCCTGTTACCACAAATGGGTACGGCGTTAGGAATACGATCAATCAAATCAAGTTCTTCAATAGAAATtgaatcaattttatttaacacGTAAAGTGCCGGGATATAAACGCGATTTCCTTCCAAGACATCAATCAAATCATCAATGGTGGCATCACAACGAAAAGCAATGTCAGCAGAGTTAACACGATATTCGCTGCAAACAGCACGAATTTCGTCCAAATCAATATGAGTCAAGGGGACAGTATTGGTGATATTGATACCACCAcgttctttctttttgaatacAATGTTGGGGGGTTCCTTATTTAATCTTATACCAAATCCTTCCAATTCCTCTTCAATAATACGCTTATGAGACATTGGTTTCAATACATccaaaacaataaatataaggTTGCAAGTACGTGCAACAGTAATAACTTGTTTACCACGACCACGACCATCTTTGGCACCCTCGATAATACCAGGcaaatccaaaatttgaatttttgcACCATTGTATTGCAAAACACCCGGAACCGTTGTTAAAGTTGTAAATTCATATGCAGCGGCTTCACTTCTCGTTCCTGTAAGCTGAGTCATGAGTGTACTTTTACCGACGGAGGGAAATCCAATGAAACCTACAGTACCAATACCGGTACGAGCAACATCGAAACCAACTAAGAAAGATTAGTActccaaacaaaaatttgacgTTCAGTACATACGCCCTCCACCACCTCCTCCACCGGTAGGGGTGATCAATTCACGTTTCAATTTTGCAAGCTTGGCCTTTAACATTCCCAAGTGCTTAGCCGtagctttatttttttgggttttggccatttcatcttcaacttcttttattttttgcgCCGTAGTCgccattttgtttttttattatatatgAAAATGCTATGAAAATggtgaaaagaaaattctaTAACTAAGTACGTATAAGATCTTTTGCATTATTGAGTGCTAAGCAACcctctttattttatattagTGTATTAAACCACATTACAACAGCCAAACTATTATTAAGATACCAGGTAGAATATCACGTTGGATCTCGATATTTGTTCCTTGTTgtaagtaaataaaaaaatatgtgaAATATTGAATCCAGTTATTCAATAgaatttcataaataaatcttttttcttttgcgtgtctttttttatgcgTTAGatcaatataaaatatgtatgtatataaaaagttgataattttgttttgtttttcttacACAATTTTAAtgcaaatattaaataaataagattGCAAAAAAGTAGTTGCTGATTGCGCAAAAGCTTGGATTAAcagtattttttgataaataaaaaaagaaataaataaatttagtaTGTTCTAAGTCAACGGCaaatgaattattattCAGGGGTTGAAGATAATGTCAGTTAACAAGGTTAATTATCGGGTCAGGgtaataattaaaaattaaataaataaaaaatatctgCGGCTGTTGCGTATAAACAGTAGACGGATGAGCAATTATCCCCAATAGCctaaatacaaaatataAGAACACATAGTAGAAACtacaaaaacatttttaccGGCAACAATAACCTCGTTGATATAGTGGTATTGTTGATAACTCAAAAAGCCCCAGCGTTTTGTGCGCgaaaattatattaatattaacGAAAGCGAATATGCTGAATATGTATAAATCTGCAGAAGATACATATGtatcattaatttttctatgTACAATATTGTAAGCAACATAACTGATCGGAACAGGAAAAGTAGATGAGAAGAGGGAAACGGTTAGGATAGCGTGAAATTCAAGATCAATgcgaaagaaataaattataaggGTTAAATAAGGCATAAATTAAGGAAGTCATCGAAACAAAAcctaagaaaaaaacacaaGACAGCAGGGGAAAACAGTCATAGAGACCTAAGGGCCTCCAAGAACACCAACTTATTACGAAAGGTAAAACGAGGCAGTTGTTCTACATTAAGAATGGGATGATGGCACGACGGTTTGCTGGATACTTCGGAAACTTTTTACAGTACCATTGATGGGCTTTTAATGCTCTTGGAAGCATCAACAGAATCTCTGACAGGAAGAACCACCAAAAAGGTTCGGCAGAAGGACCGGCTGCCAAGTAGCATCCAAACCATTCAATCCATTCGCAAAAGTAATTGGGACACGAAACATACTGGAAAAGCCCTCCATAGGGAATTCGATAATACGAATTCTCAGATTGTACGGTGTCAAGATTATCGggatccttttttttattagatgATCTTCTTAGGTCGTATAAGATGTTGTCGTGATACATATTTCCCAACCAACCCATTAACCAAAGAAACATACCAATGTATCGACGAATGATAGACACTGGATGATGCTGGACGCTAGCTTGAACCAAGTACAGACCTATTGACATACCGTTCAAAAAGTTAAACAATACCGCAGAAACAAACACCGTCCAATGCATGGGTGAAACTTGTGGTGCCATCAAAAGAGGACTCACTAGCGCTCGGTTGGCGTAATGAACTAAAAACATACCAGCAAGTACCTTTCGACAGCTATCCAGATAATCTCGGTTCGACCCATCTCCAAGAGAGGGCAGCGTCGACTCGAAGTGTCGATTGTTACGAATTGCATAAAGGAACGTCAGTGGTGCTACCAGCTCCATCAATACCCATCCCACTCTACCCGATATGTATCCTTTGCTGAATAATTTGCTTTGCTTGGCTAATTTGCCATGCGGCGCATTTACAAACAGAGTGCATGGGAACACTCCGACAACGAATATTTTCAACAGTTTCAGGTAGTCTGAATAAAacatgttgaaaaaaaaaaaaaagcgatTTCTTTACCTAGAAGCACACAATTCTTCTCGTCAACTTGAGGCAGACTTACAataattttccaaattcttTCTAAATTGGAAACGAAAAATTGCACAATTTCAAGGTGCAGAAGTCgctaaaaatttgataaaatctTATAACAAAATCTACTCACTTTATCACGAGATCTCTCAGCGATATTATGCTCCAATTAACGTACCTATCGGGAAATAAAAGTGACTGGTTTTTTCGTTATGTTGGGATGGGGAGGTGGTGTGAAAATTTCTGAGTATATATAGTAAAGGCCCCCAAGACAGTTAgtcttttcttcataacACAACGCCTCTGTGGTAAAAGAAATCTCTTCGTTCCCTCAGgaagaaatttgttttcccACTAAATCtatttgtatatttatatatattcaTATACAAACATTTCACATTACTGTACTGTATTCCCTAAGCATACAGAATAATATTGTACTTTTGAACTTTTCAAACGTACATTAGATTATATCCAACCGTCCTAATTTGCATATTCCGACAAACTATTTGAAAATGGTTAAATCTGCTGTTTTGGGGTTCCCTCGTATCGGTAAGAACCGTGAGTTGAAGAAGGCCACCGAGGCTTACTGGTCTGGAAAGACCAGCGCCGAGGAATTGCTTGCTACTGCCAAGCAATTGCGTTTGGAGCACTGGAAGCTTCAAAAGGCCCAAGGTGTTGACATTATCCCTTCCAATGATTTCTCATTGTATGATCAAATCATGGATCactctttctctttcaatGTTATCCCCCCCAGATACCGCCTCTCCGGTTTGTCTTCTTTGGATACTTACTTTGCCATGGGCCGTGGTATGCAACGTGCTGCTACTGCCGATAAGGCTGCCGTTGATGTCCCCGCCGGTGAGATGGTCAAGTGGTTTGACAGCAACTACCATTTCTTGCGTCCCGAGGTTTCTGAGGAGACTGACTTCAAGTTGAGCTCTACTAAGGCTCTCGACGAGTTCCTTGAGGCTAAGGAAGCTGGTATCATCACTCGCCCTGTTCTTGTTGGTCCCGTTACCTACTTGTTCATTGCTAAGGCCGCCAAGGGTTCTAGCATTAAGCCTATTGAACTCTTGCCCAAGCTTTTACCCGTTTATGTTGAGCTTATCAAGAAGCTTACTGAGGCTGGTGCAGAGTACATCCAAATTGATGAGCCTATCCTTACTCTTGACTTGCCCCAAGAGATCCTTGCTAGCTACAAGGAAGCTTATGAGACTCTTGGTAAGATCGGTAAGCTCATTTTGACCACCTACTTCGGCTCTCTTCAAAGCAATGCCGATGTTTTGAAGGGTCTCCCTATTGCTGGTGTCCACGTTGATGTCGTTCGTGCTCCTGAGAACTTGGACCGTGCTCTTGCCGTTCTCGGTGAGAACCAAATCATCTCTGTTGGTGTCGTTTCCGGAAGAAACATCTGGAAGACTGATTTCCAAAAGGCCACTGCCATCATTGAGAAGGCTATTAGCGCTGTCGGCAGTGAGCGTGTGCAAGTTGCTTCTTCCTCCAGCATTCTTCACATTCCTCACTCCCTTTCTGGCGAAGACCAAATTAATCCTGAAATTAAGCGTTGGTTCGCCTTTGCTGTTGAAAAGTGTGCTGAATTAGCTATTCTTACTAAGGCTGCTAATGACGGCCCTGCCTCCGTTCGTGCTGAACTCGAGGCCAACGCTGCTGACTGCAAAGCTCGTGCTGAGTCTCCCATCACCAATGTTGAGGCCGTTCGTGAACGTCAAAGCAAGGTTACTCCCCAAATGCATGAACGTAAGAGTCCCTTTGAGACCCGTTATGCCAAGCAACAAGCTTCCCTTAAGCTTCCTCTTTTCCCTACCACCACTATTGGCTCTTTTCCTCAAACCAAGGAAATTCGTGTAACCAGAAACAGATTCGCTAAGGGTCTCATTTCTCAAGAGGAATATGATGCCTTCATCCGTAAGGAGATTTCTGATGTTGTCAAATTCCAAGAGGAAGTTGGTCTTGACGTTCTGGTTCACGGTGAACCCGAGCGTAACGATATGGTTCAATACTTTGGTGAAAGAATGGAGGGCTTTGTCTTTACTGTCAACGGTTGGGTCCAATCTTATGGTTCCCGTTGTGTCCGTCCTCCTATCATTGTCGGTGATGTTTATCGTCCCGCCCCTATGACCGTTAAGGAGTCTCAATATGCTCAATCCATTACTTCTAAGCCTATGAAGGGTATGTTGACTGCTCCCATCACTATTCTTAGATGGTCTTTCCCTCGTGACGATGTTCATGACTCTGTCCAAGCTCAACAAATTGCTCTTGGTCTCAGAGATGAGGTCCTTGATCTTGAAAAGGCTGGTATTAAAGTCATTCAATGTGATGAGCCTGCCTTACGTGAAGGTCTTCCTCTTCGTCGTGCCGAGTGGGATGAGTATCTCAAATGGGCTATCGATGCTTTCCGTTTGGCTACTGCTGCTGTTCAAGATGACACTCAAATTCACTCCCATTTCTGTTATTCTGACTTCAATGACATTTTCGATGCCATTCAACGTTTGGATGCTGACGTTGTTTCCATTGAGAACTCCAAGTCTGACATGAAGTTGTTGAATGTTCTTAGCCGCTATACCTCTTGCATCGGTCCCGGTCTTTTCGATATCCACTCTCCTCGTGTTCCTCCTGTTTCCGAGTTCAAGGAGCGTATTGATGCTATTGTCAAGCATGTTCCTAAGGATCATCTCTGGCTCAACCCTGACTGTGGTTTGAAGACCCGTGGATGGCCTGAGACTACTGCTGACTTGAAGAACATGATTGCCGCTGCTCGTGAAGCTCGTGAGCAATACGCTTAAGTCActtattttgaagaaaaaggacaatttttttcctttattt
This portion of the Schizosaccharomyces pombe strain 972h- genome assembly, chromosome: I genome encodes:
- a CDS encoding 5'-methylthioribulose-1-phosphate dehydratase, with the translated sequence MSLQLEKNLILELIPHFYSLGWMKFGSGNFCLKNNGYAICVKDRVQRDFITENDIVTFNLSNQSVTKDLVNWAYIFSWVLSNMDAVACIYSTSVAAVGASMYNEKFTTQSKEMIKGIPKGNPSAGYLCCFDTLEVPIIHNGDSKTILDELKKVIELYPQTCAVLIRGHGVIGWGATWEKSKTQMECYEYLFELDYKLKTL
- a CDS encoding steroid reductase, producing MFYSDYLKLLKIFVVGVFPCTLFVNAPHGKLAKQSKLFSKGYISGRVGWVLMELVAPLTFLYAIRNNRHFESTLPSLGDGSNRDYLDSCRKVLAGMFLVHYANRALVSPLLMAPQVSPMHWTVFVSAVLFNFLNGMSIGLYLVQASVQHHPVSIIRRYIGMFLWLMGWLGNMYHDNILYDLRRSSNKKKDPDNLDTVQSENSYYRIPYGGLFQYVSCPNYFCEWIEWFGCYLAAGPSAEPFWWFFLSEILLMLPRALKAHQWYCKKFPKYPANRRAIIPFLM
- a CDS encoding GTPase Rbg1; amino-acid sequence: MATTAQKIKEVEDEMAKTQKNKATAKHLGMLKAKLAKLKRELITPTGGGGGGGLGFDVARTGIGTVGFIGFPSVGKSTLMTQLTGTRSEAAAYEFTTLTTVPGVLQYNGAKIQILDLPGIIEGAKDGRGRGKQVITVARTCNLIFIVLDVLKPMSHKRIIEEELEGFGIRLNKEPPNIVFKKKERGGINITNTVPLTHIDLDEIRAVCSEYRVNSADIAFRCDATIDDLIDVLEGNRVYIPALYVLNKIDSISIEELDLIDRIPNAVPICGNRGWNIDELKETMWDYLNLVRVYTRPRGLEPDYSEPVILRTGHSTVEDFCNNIHSSIKSQFKHAYVWGKSVPYPGMRVGLSHVLLDEDVVTIVKK
- the met26 gene encoding homocysteine methyltransferase Met26, which gives rise to MVKSAVLGFPRIGKNRELKKATEAYWSGKTSAEELLATAKQLRLEHWKLQKAQGVDIIPSNDFSLYDQIMDHSFSFNVIPPRYRLSGLSSLDTYFAMGRGMQRAATADKAAVDVPAGEMVKWFDSNYHFLRPEVSEETDFKLSSTKALDEFLEAKEAGIITRPVLVGPVTYLFIAKAAKGSSIKPIELLPKLLPVYVELIKKLTEAGAEYIQIDEPILTLDLPQEILASYKEAYETLGKIGKLILTTYFGSLQSNADVLKGLPIAGVHVDVVRAPENLDRALAVLGENQIISVGVVSGRNIWKTDFQKATAIIEKAISAVGSERVQVASSSSILHIPHSLSGEDQINPEIKRWFAFAVEKCAELAILTKAANDGPASVRAELEANAADCKARAESPITNVEAVRERQSKVTPQMHERKSPFETRYAKQQASLKLPLFPTTTIGSFPQTKEIRVTRNRFAKGLISQEEYDAFIRKEISDVVKFQEEVGLDVLVHGEPERNDMVQYFGERMEGFVFTVNGWVQSYGSRCVRPPIIVGDVYRPAPMTVKESQYAQSITSKPMKGMLTAPITILRWSFPRDDVHDSVQAQQIALGLRDEVLDLEKAGIKVIQCDEPALREGLPLRRAEWDEYLKWAIDAFRLATAAVQDDTQIHSHFCYSDFNDIFDAIQRLDADVVSIENSKSDMKLLNVLSRYTSCIGPGLFDIHSPRVPPVSEFKERIDAIVKHVPKDHLWLNPDCGLKTRGWPETTADLKNMIAAAREAREQYA